One window of Flavobacterium dauae genomic DNA carries:
- a CDS encoding DUF4136 domain-containing protein encodes MKLFKLIPLLLLFVVASCSSVHVATDYDNTVNFSQFKTYAFMKDGVDKINISDLDKKRILKAIDEELTAKGYTKSENPDLLINLFTDAKQIVNVNTFYGGWGYGMYRPWGWNPWMMGPGYQSVSTSTQGILYIDVLKANNKELIWQGKGTGYLTQNQKKKDERIKEFVAKVLETFPK; translated from the coding sequence ATGAAGCTATTTAAACTAATACCTTTATTATTGCTATTTGTTGTGGCATCGTGCAGTTCGGTGCACGTTGCTACTGATTACGACAATACGGTAAATTTCAGTCAGTTTAAAACGTATGCTTTTATGAAAGACGGTGTTGATAAAATCAATATTTCCGATTTGGATAAAAAGCGCATTTTAAAAGCAATTGATGAAGAACTAACTGCTAAAGGATACACTAAAAGCGAAAATCCTGATTTGCTGATTAACTTGTTTACCGATGCCAAACAAATTGTAAATGTAAACACCTTTTATGGGGGTTGGGGGTATGGTATGTACCGTCCGTGGGGATGGAATCCGTGGATGATGGGACCTGGTTATCAATCGGTATCCACATCAACTCAGGGAATTTTGTATATAGATGTGTTAAAAGCTAACAACAAAGAGTTAATCTGGCAAGGAAAGGGGACAGGCTATCTTACCCAAAATCAAAAGAAAAAAGACGAGCGTATTAAAGAATTTGTTGCAAAAGTTTTAGAGACGTTTCCTAAATAA
- a CDS encoding 2-hydroxyacid dehydrogenase, producing MNILHLDTNHPLLINQLQQIGFKNDEDYTSSKEEIEQKIALYDGIIIRSRFKIDRSFLDAATNLKFIGRVGAGLENIDCEYAETKGIQLIAAPEGNRTAVAEHALGMLLNLMNKLSYVDREVRQGVWKREENRGIEIEGKTVGIIGYGTMGKAFAQRLKGFDCNVICYDIKPNVGNENAVQVSLQELQKQTDILSLHTPQTPETYHLINKQLINGFEKPFWFINTARGKSVNTNDLVEALKSGKIKGAGLDVLEYEKSSFENMFSDNELPKAFKYLITADNVLLSPHIAGWTLESKEKLAQIIVDKIKAKF from the coding sequence ATGAACATATTACACCTTGATACCAATCACCCGTTATTAATCAATCAATTGCAACAAATTGGTTTTAAAAACGACGAAGATTATACATCATCTAAAGAAGAAATCGAGCAAAAAATTGCCTTATACGACGGTATTATTATACGTAGCCGTTTTAAAATCGACCGATCATTTCTGGATGCAGCTACTAACTTAAAATTCATTGGTCGCGTGGGTGCCGGATTGGAAAATATTGATTGTGAGTACGCCGAAACTAAAGGAATTCAACTCATTGCTGCTCCCGAAGGCAATCGTACCGCTGTTGCCGAACACGCTTTGGGAATGCTTTTAAATTTGATGAATAAACTATCTTACGTTGATCGAGAAGTAAGGCAAGGCGTTTGGAAACGCGAAGAAAACCGAGGTATTGAAATTGAAGGAAAAACCGTTGGCATTATTGGTTACGGAACAATGGGAAAAGCTTTTGCACAACGATTAAAAGGTTTTGACTGCAACGTTATTTGTTACGACATTAAGCCGAATGTTGGCAATGAAAATGCTGTACAGGTTTCGTTACAGGAATTACAAAAACAAACCGATATTTTAAGTTTACATACGCCTCAAACTCCAGAAACCTATCACTTAATCAACAAACAACTGATCAATGGATTTGAAAAACCGTTTTGGTTTATCAATACTGCCCGAGGAAAATCAGTCAATACCAATGATTTGGTTGAAGCTTTAAAATCCGGAAAAATAAAAGGTGCAGGATTGGATGTATTAGAATACGAGAAATCATCATTTGAAAATATGTTTTCAGACAATGAATTGCCCAAAGCTTTTAAATACCTAATAACTGCTGATAACGTTCTGTTATCTCCGCACATAGCCGGATGGACACTTGAAAGCAAAGAAAAATTGGCACAAATAATTGTAGATAAAATAAAAGCAAAGTTTTAA
- a CDS encoding TPM domain-containing protein → MNPFKKITTLFLLLFPLLVLAQFNIPEKPSKASEQTSVFDYANLLSATEKQQLEQKLISYADTTSTQIVVAIIPSLQGEYEGELAPKWAHKWGIGQADKDNGVFILLAEKEKKLWIAPGYGLEHLLTAGINGEIIRNFIIPEFKKGDYYAGLDIGTTKLMDLFSGTYKGTRQENRESGGGIPGFFIVLIVIIVLVIASKMGGGKGGNNGGRRGGPDLMDIIILSSLGRGGGGSGGFGGSSGGGGFGGGFGGGFGGGGFSGGGAGGSW, encoded by the coding sequence ATGAATCCATTCAAAAAAATAACCACTCTATTTTTATTGCTTTTTCCGTTGCTGGTTCTGGCACAGTTCAACATTCCGGAAAAACCATCAAAGGCAAGCGAACAAACCAGCGTTTTTGACTACGCAAATTTATTATCAGCAACCGAAAAACAGCAGTTAGAACAAAAACTCATCAGTTATGCCGATACTACATCAACCCAAATTGTAGTTGCCATTATTCCCAGTTTACAAGGAGAATACGAAGGCGAATTAGCTCCGAAATGGGCACACAAATGGGGAATTGGTCAGGCTGATAAAGACAATGGTGTTTTTATTTTGTTGGCAGAAAAGGAAAAAAAGTTATGGATTGCCCCAGGTTACGGATTAGAGCATTTGTTAACAGCCGGAATTAACGGAGAAATCATTCGAAATTTTATCATTCCCGAATTTAAAAAAGGTGATTATTATGCCGGATTAGATATTGGCACCACCAAATTAATGGATCTTTTTTCGGGAACTTATAAAGGAACCCGTCAAGAAAATAGAGAAAGCGGTGGCGGTATTCCAGGCTTTTTTATTGTATTAATTGTAATCATCGTACTTGTAATAGCAAGTAAAATGGGTGGAGGAAAAGGAGGTAACAATGGCGGCAGACGTGGCGGTCCCGATTTAATGGATATTATTATTCTAAGTAGTTTAGGTCGTGGCGGCGGCGGAAGTGGTGGCTTTGGCGGTTCTTCAGGAGGCGGTGGCTTCGGTGGAGGATTTGGCGGCGGCTTCGGCGGTGGAGGTTTCTCTGGCGGTGGTGCCGGCGGAAGTTGGTAA
- a CDS encoding TPM domain-containing protein — protein sequence MSITEDFLSSSEEQEIVAAIVKAEKETSGEIRVHIEEHSDLPVLERAQEVFKMLQMHKTSARNGVLFYIGVKDRHFAIIGDDGIDAVVPYDFWENTKKTVIDHFKANNFKQGIIAGILQSGKQLKHFFPYNGKDDVNELPNEISRG from the coding sequence ATGTCGATAACAGAAGATTTTTTAAGCAGCAGCGAAGAGCAGGAAATTGTAGCAGCTATTGTAAAAGCCGAAAAAGAAACATCGGGCGAGATACGCGTACATATAGAAGAACATTCTGATTTACCTGTATTAGAACGTGCCCAGGAAGTTTTTAAAATGTTACAAATGCACAAAACAAGCGCCCGCAACGGCGTTTTGTTTTATATAGGCGTCAAAGACCGACATTTTGCGATTATTGGCGATGACGGAATTGACGCTGTTGTACCTTACGATTTCTGGGAAAACACCAAAAAAACAGTTATTGATCATTTTAAGGCAAATAACTTTAAACAAGGTATTATTGCAGGCATTCTACAAAGCGGCAAACAATTAAAACATTTCTTTCCGTACAACGGCAAAGACGATGTAAACGAATTACCAAACGAAATTTCAAGAGGTTAA
- a CDS encoding LemA family protein — protein sequence MKKWLIIGAVIIGLLILFVSPYNGLVRSEEDVKRTWGDVETAYQRRAELIPNLVKTVQGAAEFEKSTLEAVMAARAKATQTTIDPSNITPEKLAEFQQAQSGVSSALSRLLVTVERYPELKTNQNFLKLQDDLVSTENQILTARTRFNEVVTPYNNKVRTFPTVITAKLFGFAEKPYFKSKEGAENAPEVNFDFK from the coding sequence ATGAAAAAGTGGCTTATTATTGGAGCAGTAATCATTGGCTTATTAATCTTATTTGTTTCACCATATAACGGATTGGTGCGAAGCGAAGAAGATGTAAAAAGAACTTGGGGAGATGTTGAAACAGCTTATCAAAGAAGAGCTGAGTTAATTCCTAACTTAGTAAAAACAGTTCAAGGTGCAGCAGAATTTGAGAAATCTACATTAGAAGCAGTAATGGCAGCGAGAGCAAAAGCTACCCAAACCACTATTGATCCATCAAACATTACACCTGAAAAACTAGCAGAATTTCAACAGGCACAAAGCGGTGTTTCAAGCGCATTAAGCAGATTATTAGTTACTGTTGAACGCTATCCTGAATTAAAAACAAACCAAAACTTCTTGAAGTTACAAGACGATTTAGTTTCTACAGAAAATCAAATTTTAACAGCACGTACACGTTTTAATGAAGTGGTTACACCTTACAACAACAAAGTAAGAACATTCCCAACAGTTATAACTGCAAAATTATTTGGCTTTGCTGAAAAACCATATTTCAAATCTAAAGAAGGGGCTGAAAATGCTCCGGAAGTTAATTTTGATTTCAAATAA
- a CDS encoding MerR family transcriptional regulator: protein MQIDLPEKRYYSIGEIAKAFDVNASLIRFWEKEFDILKPKKNAKGNRMFTPEDLKNLKTIYHLVKEKGFTLDGAKDFLKNNKKNPLNTIEIIEKLELIKKQLLNIKNEL from the coding sequence ATGCAGATTGACTTACCCGAAAAAAGATATTACAGCATAGGTGAAATTGCCAAGGCGTTTGACGTAAATGCTTCGTTGATACGTTTTTGGGAAAAGGAATTTGATATTTTGAAGCCTAAAAAAAACGCAAAAGGCAACAGAATGTTTACGCCCGAAGATTTAAAAAACCTTAAAACTATTTATCATTTGGTTAAAGAAAAGGGATTTACTTTAGACGGTGCAAAAGATTTTTTAAAGAACAACAAGAAAAATCCGCTGAATACAATTGAAATTATCGAAAAATTAGAGCTTATTAAAAAACAATTATTAAATATTAAAAACGAACTTTAA
- the alaS gene encoding alanine--tRNA ligase — translation MKSQDIRKKFLDFFESKGHLIVPSAPIVLKDDPTLMFNNSGMAQFKEYFLGNATPKSNRIADTQKCLRVSGKHNDLEDVGFDTYHHTMFEMLGNWSFGDYFKKEAIAWAWEFLTEELKIDKDRLYVSVFEGNDAENVPFDQEAWDLWKQYVAEDRIILGNKKDNFWEMGDQGPCGPCSEIHVDLRPDTERNEVSGRSLVNADHPQVVEIWNNVFMEFNRKADGSLEKLPAKHVDTGMGFERLCMAMQNVTSNYDTDVFTPLIAKVEEITGAKYLPNTVTPSEVEEKTNIAIRVIVDHVRAVAFAIADGQLPSNNGAGYVIRRILRRAIRYGFTFLGTKEPFIYQLVDVLSSQMGQFFPEIVSQKDLVKNVIKEEEASFLRTLDQGLHLLDSVIEKTAGKTVEGAKAFELYDTFGFPIDLTALILREKGYELDEAGFDAAMKAQKDRSRAASEISKDDWNVLIEGNVETFEGYDKVENEVKITRIRKVESKKDGTLYQIVLDHTPFYAEGGGQVGDKGVLVSANETIEIIDTKKENNLILHFTKQLPENLQAVFVAKVNTDLRGKSSKNHSATHLLHQALRTILGTHVEQKGSLVAPNYLRFDFSHFAKVTDEELQQIEAFVNARIQEQLPLIERRDIPFKQAIEEGVMALFGEKYGDTVRAIKFGNSMELCGGIHVQNTADIWAFKIVSESAVAAGIRRIEAITGDAVQDFYNNQEATLKEIKEALKNPQDTMKAVYSLQDENAKLKKQVEQLLKEKAKSLKGDLLAEVQEINGVKFLAKQVDLDANGAKDLAYEIGGTANNFFILFGTVADDKPMLTAYVSKEITETKGLNAGQIVRELGKYIQGGGGGQAFFATAGGKNPGGIAEAVANAVNFVN, via the coding sequence ATGAAATCACAAGATATCAGAAAAAAATTTCTTGATTTTTTTGAAAGCAAAGGACATTTAATTGTTCCGTCGGCACCAATTGTTTTAAAAGACGATCCAACCCTTATGTTTAACAACTCGGGAATGGCGCAGTTTAAAGAATATTTTTTAGGAAACGCCACACCAAAAAGCAACCGTATTGCCGATACGCAGAAATGTTTGCGTGTTTCGGGCAAGCACAACGATTTGGAAGATGTAGGTTTTGATACCTATCACCATACCATGTTCGAAATGTTGGGTAACTGGTCTTTTGGCGATTATTTTAAGAAAGAAGCAATTGCTTGGGCGTGGGAATTTTTAACCGAAGAATTAAAGATTGATAAAGACCGTTTGTATGTGTCGGTTTTTGAAGGAAACGATGCAGAAAATGTTCCATTTGATCAGGAAGCTTGGGATTTATGGAAACAATATGTTGCTGAAGACCGAATTATTCTTGGAAATAAAAAAGATAATTTCTGGGAAATGGGCGATCAAGGACCATGCGGACCGTGTTCTGAAATTCATGTGGATTTACGTCCGGATACTGAAAGAAATGAAGTTTCTGGTCGATCTTTGGTAAATGCAGATCATCCGCAAGTGGTTGAAATCTGGAATAACGTATTTATGGAATTTAACCGTAAAGCCGATGGATCTCTTGAAAAACTACCTGCAAAACACGTTGATACCGGAATGGGATTTGAACGTTTGTGTATGGCTATGCAAAATGTTACATCAAACTACGATACCGATGTTTTTACGCCGCTTATTGCAAAGGTGGAAGAAATTACTGGTGCTAAATATTTACCAAACACTGTCACTCCGAGCGAAGTCGAGGAGAAAACCAACATTGCCATTCGTGTAATTGTAGATCACGTACGTGCGGTGGCTTTCGCTATTGCCGATGGTCAGTTGCCGTCAAATAACGGTGCAGGTTACGTAATCCGCCGTATTTTGCGTAGAGCAATTCGTTACGGATTTACATTTTTGGGAACAAAAGAACCGTTTATATATCAGTTGGTTGATGTATTGTCATCTCAAATGGGACAATTCTTTCCGGAAATCGTATCGCAAAAAGATTTGGTTAAAAATGTAATTAAAGAAGAAGAAGCATCTTTCTTAAGAACCTTAGATCAAGGATTACATTTGTTGGATTCTGTAATCGAAAAAACAGCAGGTAAAACGGTTGAAGGAGCAAAAGCATTTGAATTGTATGATACTTTTGGATTCCCTATCGATTTAACAGCATTGATTTTACGTGAGAAAGGGTATGAGTTGGATGAAGCTGGTTTCGATGCTGCCATGAAAGCTCAAAAAGACCGTTCGCGTGCAGCGTCTGAAATTTCTAAAGACGACTGGAATGTGTTGATTGAAGGAAATGTGGAAACTTTTGAAGGATACGATAAAGTTGAAAATGAAGTGAAAATCACGCGTATTCGTAAAGTAGAATCTAAAAAAGATGGTACGTTGTATCAGATTGTTTTAGATCATACGCCATTTTATGCCGAAGGTGGTGGTCAGGTGGGCGATAAAGGTGTTTTGGTATCGGCAAATGAAACCATCGAAATCATCGATACTAAAAAAGAAAATAACTTAATTTTACATTTTACCAAACAGTTACCAGAGAATTTACAAGCGGTTTTCGTAGCAAAAGTAAATACCGATTTACGCGGAAAATCATCTAAAAACCACTCGGCAACGCATTTGTTACATCAAGCGTTACGAACCATTTTAGGAACGCACGTAGAGCAAAAAGGATCCTTGGTTGCACCGAATTATTTACGTTTCGATTTTTCGCATTTTGCAAAAGTTACCGATGAAGAATTACAGCAAATCGAAGCTTTTGTAAACGCACGTATTCAAGAACAATTGCCTTTGATCGAGCGTAGAGATATTCCGTTTAAACAGGCGATAGAAGAAGGTGTAATGGCGTTGTTTGGCGAAAAGTACGGCGATACTGTTCGTGCAATTAAATTTGGCAATTCTATGGAATTGTGTGGTGGTATTCACGTGCAAAACACTGCCGATATCTGGGCGTTTAAAATTGTTTCAGAAAGTGCCGTTGCAGCAGGTATCCGTCGTATTGAAGCGATAACAGGCGATGCTGTTCAGGATTTTTACAACAATCAGGAAGCTACTTTAAAAGAGATAAAAGAAGCATTGAAAAATCCGCAGGATACCATGAAAGCGGTTTATTCGTTACAAGACGAAAATGCGAAGCTGAAAAAACAAGTGGAACAATTATTGAAAGAAAAAGCAAAAAGTTTAAAAGGTGATTTGTTGGCAGAAGTTCAAGAAATAAACGGAGTAAAATTTTTAGCAAAACAGGTTGATTTAGATGCAAACGGAGCTAAAGATTTAGCCTACGAAATTGGCGGAACCGCAAACAATTTCTTTATTTTGTTTGGAACGGTTGCCGATGACAAACCAATGTTAACGGCTTATGTTTCAAAAGAAATTACAGAAACCAAAGGTTTAAACGCTGGGCAAATTGTTCGCGAATTAGGTAAATACATTCAAGGCGGCGGCGGCGGACAAGCGTTTTTTGCAACAGCCGGTGGTAAAAATCCTGGGGGTATTGCAGAAGCAGTTGCAAATGCTGTGAATTTTGTGAATTAA
- a CDS encoding GatB/YqeY domain-containing protein, translated as MSLQTNITTALKEAMKAKDQIALESLRAIKSEILLAQTSGNGAELTETDEIKLLQKLVKQRKDAAAIFVEQGRNDLAAPELAQAKVIEQFLPAQLSEAEVEAVIKTIIAEGNFAGMQSMGQVMGLANTKLAGSADGKTISAIVKKLLTA; from the coding sequence ATGAGTTTACAAACTAATATAACGACCGCTTTAAAAGAAGCCATGAAAGCAAAAGATCAAATTGCATTGGAATCATTACGGGCAATTAAATCGGAAATTTTGTTGGCACAAACATCGGGCAATGGTGCAGAATTAACCGAAACCGATGAAATTAAGCTTTTGCAAAAACTGGTAAAGCAACGCAAAGATGCTGCTGCCATTTTTGTAGAACAAGGCAGAAACGACTTGGCAGCACCAGAATTGGCTCAAGCAAAAGTTATAGAGCAGTTTTTACCAGCACAATTATCAGAAGCCGAAGTAGAAGCCGTAATTAAAACCATTATAGCCGAAGGAAATTTTGCCGGAATGCAGTCTATGGGACAAGTAATGGGCTTGGCAAATACAAAATTAGCAGGATCAGCTGATGGTAAAACCATTTCAGCCATCGTTAAAAAACTTTTAACAGCTTAA
- the ftsZ gene encoding cell division protein FtsZ — translation MDQVFENLAFSPDLPKNKSNVIKVIGVGGGGSNAINHMYNQGIKGVDFVVCNTDSQALNNSPVPIKIQLGVTLTEGLGAGANPEVGQQSALESIEEIEQFLDTNTKMVFITAGMGGGTGTGAAPVIAQLAKDRDILTVGIVTIPFQFEGKVRQEQALRGVENLRKNVDSLIVINNNKLREVYGNLGFKAGFSKADEVLATASRGIAEVITHHYTQNIDLKDAKTVLSNSGTAIMGSAEASGENRAKEAIVSALDSPLLNDNKITGAKNVLLLIVSGENEITIDEIGEINDHIQMEAGHNANIIMGVGEDAALGDAISVTIIATGFDVEQQKIIVNANDESKNKIIHHLGEEQKATTDLTGNNAPLFTNAPTPDQPLQNNTGHQAVPKIVYNLDDDTVKQPGSEVEKKTIVQTQLSESVQNVNLTPDNQVETIRQNSEPQNTVKTTDIRNIVVNEPKFVIVKPKQVVKETENVMAEQFSFDLQQQENAFSEQQNEFSFEIQSNEKPVNQAVSEPKEEIIRYDLNDYMEVEEQLLNSKQEVAEPVKEDEALSFTVRTEQPEVSQQRLIIDESSPMETSINDILRERAEERKRKMKEFNHKFNAASTTQINDLEKEPAYKRMGVDLTQDHSSNVSRTSVSSDRNNDIQLRSNNSFLHDNVD, via the coding sequence ATGGATCAAGTTTTTGAAAATTTAGCATTCTCTCCAGATTTGCCAAAAAACAAATCGAATGTAATTAAAGTAATTGGAGTTGGTGGTGGTGGTAGCAATGCCATTAATCACATGTATAATCAGGGTATAAAAGGCGTAGATTTTGTGGTTTGTAACACAGACTCTCAGGCATTAAACAACAGTCCGGTGCCAATAAAAATTCAGTTAGGGGTTACTTTAACCGAAGGATTAGGTGCAGGTGCAAATCCTGAAGTGGGGCAACAATCAGCCCTTGAAAGCATTGAGGAAATTGAACAGTTTTTAGATACCAATACCAAAATGGTTTTTATTACTGCCGGAATGGGCGGTGGTACCGGTACTGGTGCTGCACCTGTTATTGCCCAATTAGCCAAAGACCGTGATATTTTAACTGTGGGTATTGTTACGATTCCTTTCCAGTTTGAAGGAAAAGTGCGTCAGGAACAAGCTTTACGCGGAGTTGAAAACCTTCGTAAAAACGTAGATTCGTTAATTGTGATTAACAATAACAAATTGCGCGAGGTTTACGGAAACTTAGGTTTTAAAGCAGGTTTCTCTAAAGCCGATGAAGTTTTAGCTACCGCATCTCGCGGAATTGCAGAAGTAATTACGCATCACTACACGCAAAATATCGACTTAAAAGATGCCAAAACCGTTTTATCTAATTCGGGTACGGCCATTATGGGATCGGCAGAAGCAAGCGGCGAAAACCGTGCAAAAGAAGCTATTGTCAGTGCATTAGACTCACCTTTGTTGAACGACAACAAAATTACCGGAGCCAAAAATGTATTGTTATTGATTGTTTCGGGCGAAAACGAAATCACTATTGATGAAATTGGCGAAATCAACGACCATATTCAAATGGAAGCAGGTCACAATGCCAATATCATTATGGGTGTTGGTGAAGATGCTGCTTTGGGCGATGCTATTTCGGTAACAATTATTGCTACAGGTTTCGATGTGGAACAACAAAAAATAATTGTAAACGCAAATGATGAAAGCAAAAACAAAATCATTCATCATTTAGGCGAAGAACAAAAAGCAACCACTGATTTAACAGGAAATAATGCACCATTGTTTACAAACGCACCAACACCAGATCAGCCTTTGCAAAACAATACCGGTCATCAGGCAGTTCCAAAAATCGTTTATAATTTAGACGACGATACCGTAAAACAGCCAGGCAGTGAAGTTGAAAAAAAAACAATAGTTCAAACTCAGCTTTCTGAAAGTGTTCAGAATGTGAATTTAACACCTGATAATCAGGTAGAAACAATTCGTCAAAATAGCGAACCTCAAAATACTGTTAAAACAACCGATATCCGCAATATTGTTGTAAACGAGCCAAAATTTGTCATTGTAAAGCCAAAACAAGTTGTTAAGGAAACCGAAAACGTTATGGCAGAACAATTTTCATTTGACTTGCAACAACAAGAAAACGCCTTTTCTGAACAACAGAATGAATTTTCATTTGAGATCCAATCAAACGAAAAACCGGTTAATCAGGCAGTATCGGAACCAAAAGAAGAAATCATTCGTTACGATTTAAATGATTATATGGAAGTTGAAGAGCAGTTGTTAAATTCGAAACAAGAAGTTGCCGAGCCTGTAAAAGAAGACGAAGCATTGTCGTTTACCGTACGCACCGAACAACCCGAAGTATCGCAGCAACGCCTGATTATTGATGAAAGTTCTCCGATGGAAACATCAATCAACGATATTTTGCGTGAACGAGCTGAAGAACGCAAACGCAAAATGAAAGAATTTAATCATAAATTCAACGCCGCATCAACAACTCAGATCAATGATTTAGAAAAAGAACCGGCTTATAAACGAATGGGTGTTGATTTAACTCAAGACCATTCAAGCAACGTATCGCGTACATCCGTTTCATCAGACCGAAACAACGACATACAGCTGCGTTCTAACAATTCATTTTTACACGACAACGTGGACTAA
- the ftsA gene encoding cell division protein FtsA has translation MNKENIAVGLDIGTTKIVAMVGKRNEYGKLEILGIGNAKSLGVKRGVVNNITQTIQSIQYAVAQASAEAGCKINDVVLGIAGQHIRSIHHQEYITREKPDTVISELDIDKLIAQVQKLNMLPGEEIIHVLPQEFKVDEEGGIKEPIGMYGRRLEASFHVVVGQSASIRNAGRCVKDSGLELSGLTLEPLASADSVLSHEEKEAGVALIDIGGGTTDLAIFKDGIIRHTAVIPFGGNVITEDIKEGCSIIEKQAEQLKIRFGSAWPGENKDNEIVSIPGLRGQEAKEISLKNLSKIIHARVVEIIDMVFSEIKAYGYDNPRKKLIAGIVLTGGGSELKHIKQLVEYITGIDTRIGYPNEHISGESAKLVSRPLFATAVGLMMESDINNSRSRIYVQEHPGSVKIQAKTEPIGIPVENKSTPLTMNTITDKPQQKTEQNQHNQDEQTDVEQGTSAYIENRFLGKFIKKFKDFIDKAE, from the coding sequence ATGAATAAAGAAAACATTGCTGTAGGATTAGACATTGGAACAACAAAAATTGTTGCAATGGTAGGTAAAAGGAACGAGTACGGAAAACTTGAAATTCTTGGTATTGGTAACGCAAAAAGTTTGGGCGTAAAACGCGGTGTTGTTAACAATATAACGCAAACCATACAATCTATTCAATACGCAGTGGCACAAGCATCGGCAGAAGCCGGGTGTAAAATTAACGATGTGGTTTTAGGAATTGCCGGGCAGCATATTCGCAGTATTCACCACCAGGAATACATTACACGCGAAAAACCCGACACCGTAATTTCTGAATTAGATATCGACAAGTTAATCGCTCAGGTACAAAAGCTGAATATGCTGCCGGGCGAAGAAATAATACATGTATTACCACAAGAATTTAAGGTTGATGAAGAAGGCGGCATTAAAGAACCAATTGGCATGTATGGCCGCCGTTTAGAAGCAAGTTTTCACGTAGTTGTAGGTCAATCGGCATCGATTAGAAATGCGGGCAGATGTGTAAAAGATTCTGGTTTAGAACTATCGGGCTTAACATTAGAACCCTTAGCATCAGCAGATTCGGTTTTAAGCCACGAAGAAAAAGAAGCCGGTGTAGCATTAATCGATATTGGTGGAGGTACAACAGATTTAGCCATTTTTAAAGACGGAATTATTCGCCACACAGCCGTGATTCCTTTTGGCGGAAATGTGATTACAGAAGACATTAAAGAAGGTTGTTCGATCATCGAGAAACAGGCAGAACAATTAAAAATACGCTTTGGATCGGCTTGGCCGGGAGAAAATAAAGACAACGAAATTGTTTCTATCCCAGGATTAAGAGGTCAGGAAGCAAAAGAAATATCTTTAAAAAACCTGTCTAAAATCATTCACGCACGTGTGGTTGAAATCATCGACATGGTTTTTTCGGAAATTAAAGCCTACGGATACGATAATCCCCGCAAAAAATTAATTGCAGGAATTGTATTAACAGGCGGCGGATCAGAATTAAAACACATTAAGCAGTTGGTAGAATACATTACCGGAATTGACACGCGTATTGGTTATCCTAACGAACATATTTCGGGCGAATCAGCAAAATTGGTTTCACGTCCGTTATTTGCAACAGCAGTAGGCTTAATGATGGAAAGCGATATTAACAATTCGCGCAGCCGCATATACGTTCAGGAACATCCGGGTTCTGTAAAAATTCAGGCAAAAACAGAACCTATCGGCATACCGGTTGAAAACAAGAGCACTCCTCTTACAATGAATACCATTACCGATAAACCGCAACAAAAAACAGAACAAAACCAACATAATCAAGACGAGCAAACAGACGTTGAACAAGGTACATCGGCATATATAGAAAACCGTTTCCTTGGAAAATTTATAAAAAAGTTTAAAGATTTTATTGACAAAGCAGAGTAA